The following nucleotide sequence is from Parus major isolate Abel chromosome 4, Parus_major1.1, whole genome shotgun sequence.
GCTCCCCAAACACCTTCTCTCAATATACTTTATATCCTCACTCTGGTACGCACCTTACTGCAGATAAGGGCCAGCACATCCCACCACTACCCTTGCAAATTTGCATACTTTTTCTGCAAGCAAATGCTCAGTTTAGATTCCTTATTTAACTGTTTTATGTATTAAGAACAAACTGATCTGGTCAAGCATCTTGTCCTCTTCTACCTAACTCTAGATGTTTTGAAAGCATCTCTGTACACATATAAACAGGAATCTATGATATACATTGGTATAGAGAGCACTTGAAGACCTTTCTGACCGGTACTACTATAAAGTAAATTGTAGTATACCATCTGGAAAAGGTGATAATTCCTCCAAAAGACCTGTAAGACACCAATAAAATTGCCTCTTCCACTAGctatgtttaatttttcaagtttcaCCAAACCTGACTGGTAAGGAAGAAAGGCGCCAGAGCTTTCAGCACTATCAATGGCAGGTCGGAAAGTGAGGATGTTTAGCAAACAGCTTCCCATTACAATCTCCTAGTATTATAGACGTATTCAGCTTATGCATATATTTACTTTAGAGTGCACTGCAGCGTGTGCATTCATTTCGTGAATACCAGGATGCCTCTCGGTAGGGATGGAGAGGGTAACAAAGAGGTAGCAGACACAGGTGATGGCACAGATGTCCCTTGTGCGGTACCACCCTTTGTGCCACCGGCCCGTACTTACACTTCAGCCATTGGGCTCCGGCGTGTGTGTCCTTGTCCCGGATCAGCCTCCTCTGcgtgcagctcctgcagaggtACCACAGCATCCACAGCAGCTGGATGAGCATCAGCGTGATGAGGTAGGAGAGCAGGTGGCTCTTGCTGATACCCACGGCATGCACAGCCCAGGCGAAGGTGAGCAGCAGCCCGGCCAAGAAGAGGTTGATGCCGTACTGGCTGCTGAGGATCTCGGCATTTTTCTGCGGGTAGCTGCCGCCCACCGCAGGGCACCCGGCGGCTTGCTCCATCTCCCCTCCGCCGGCCAGGTGCTGCAAGCGGGCGGCCCCGCTTCCCCCGGGGAGCCCCGAGGCGCTGCTGGCCCGTCCCCCACGGCGGcgggggcggagcggggcggccGGCCCGGCCGTGCCCTGCCCGCCGGCCGCTGAGCTTTCTGCGGGACACTCTTGCCTGGGACTGACAGCAGCTGGGGTCCAGACCAGGGCAAGGAGAAGTCACTCGGACGAAGGTTAGCttggagccagccctgcccggcTGGTTTTGGTGCGAGACGTGGGGTTACGTCGGTGTTGAGAGACCTGTGCGGTGTAACACGTTCTCTGCACAGGAAGATGCGAAAAGCACCGAGTGTTGCACAAAACCCCGGCCCGACGGCTGGAAAGCCGAGAACGGCCAAAACCTGGGAGCCGGCGAGGCTGgagcctgccctgcagccagcgagccagcagctgctgatggagcTCCTTCCACGGAGAGGCAGGGGGATCACACCCGTGCTTCACACTCTGGGCCCCACAGGCCATCTTCTTTTGGCCAATCGGTACCTTCAGTGGTAGGACAGAACCTCAGTTTTCAGGAATTCTCTAGACCTTTCAAAAGTGACAATTtaccctgttttttttttagaaactgtTCCCACTGTTGTCCCGTTCTGACAGCACAGTACTATAGGAATTGCTAGCTGGAGAAGCAACTACTGAGCTTAAAGCAGCAAAACCCTCTGCAGAATTTAGTCCACTTCTTATACATTTGTTTTCCCAATATTTATGCACACTTTCAGTATTGACCCTTTTCTACTTAAACTGAATTCTCTGAACTTAAGATATTAGAGTACTGAACATAGCTTGGAGGCCAAACACCAAGGTAGACTGGTCCTTGTTCTGGCCAAGCAGGTCTTACATTTTTGCTCTGTACCTGTTGGTTGCATATTGATTACCGAAAACACTGGTGACTGTAAATGAGTGACCCACACCTTGTATGAAATTAAGCCACCAGTTCAACTacaataaaagttaaaaaaaataaataaattgaaaatacttCTATTTTGCTCCACTTCCTTGGCAAAGGAGTAGATTTaaactttttctcttctgaagccAGAAATTTATAATAGAGGGGTTTTTCTCATGTGACAAAGGGCACTTTTGAACTTACATAAAAGTGTCTGGGGTTCACAAGCCTCTTAaagaacagggaagaaaaatggcagaaaGGTGGAATGAGTGAATTCCGGACAATCATCTATTTAGGTAAACATAAAGAAGTAGTAGTTCCTGTCCTTTATTCATTTTGTCCTGTTCTCAAGAAACAGGTATTTTAAGCCATctgcaaattttccttttgaggaATGCACTTAACAGGAGGTCAGCCCTATGTCTGTTTATATGGCCTgataagagaaataaaaatcaaaagcatAACTAGTCAAACAGTCAGGCTTCAATCACCTCTAGGTCACAGCTACATCCATCATTATCAGAAATGGCATTGTGGAAGTGTCAAATCCTACATTTATTTCATATGATGCAACCTTTAAAGAATAACTAAGGAAGATGATTCCATTTTACAGAGCTTCGATGTGTAACTGTGATAAATAATCTTCGCTACATGGTTACAAcatattttacttcaaattaTCCAAGTGCATCCCTTGTCACCTGTGAAGGAAAGAGATTTGGTGCTGGTACACATCCTCATCCTGAAATGAAGCAATGTAAATGGATACAGAAGACACCTATGGTAGTCTGTACCAAGAGAATACATTCAAGGAGTTCACAGAAGTGGCAGTAGAATTGTGTCAGGTTACAACAATTAAAATAAGTTGTTTTACGTTCTTACCAGATTTGCCACTACTTGCTTTTGAGCATGTAAGTGAATGAGTATTGTGCTGGATACTCAGATCTGTTACTGAAAGACTTTGCTGGACTTTGTACAATGAGCATATCTACCCAGGATTCTCAGAAAGACATCAAAGTAGTCAACGGCAAACAGCTCTCCAGAGGTGAACAGAGTGCTATTACACCTTCAGTAAACCCAGCTGAGGGGGCATGAAAGACACTCAGAATCACGTACAGTATTTAAAATCTACATGAACATCTATTTTATAGAAGAAGCAGTGAGATGGGGTGGAAGTCTTCAAGAAAGTATAATTGAACAGTTAAACAATTAAATACCGAATAACTATTGATCACTTTTGTACAAAGTTTATTAAGATGTTCAGAAGAATGAATTTGAAAAATCATGTAGCaaacagtaattttaattcAGATCACAAGGCAACTTAAAACACCTAGAGCATTTATATAgctgacaaataaaaatacagctataAAACCATCCCTGAGcaatattgcattttaaatattataataaagtTACTCAGATGTACCTGTGTATGCAGACATAAAATTgttaaaaccttttaaaagatGAAGACTTGAAGATAAGCAACTTGCACTTTAAAGATGTGACGCGTGACAGGTTTTGGCAAacttaaatattacatttaaacAAATCAATGCTAACTTACCCTACAAACTGCTTCAAATAGTGCTGAATGcactttattttggtttgtctGATCCTCTGTATTACATACTATTGGGTCACAACTTTTTTTCGTTAATGGAACAGTAACAGCCAAAGACAATGTGTATCCCTTTCATTACTAAACATTCCATGTGTTTAGCAATGGTGTGAATTTGGGAGTCAGAATGAAGAATGCAGTATCTTTTGACAGTCCAGACTTTAAGCAACACTCACAAGGAGTAGATTTTAACAGGTTTCAATACACAATTTCTACATTCTCGTATTTTCCAGAAGGCATGGGTGGTAAAGTATTTACACAAGGATCTACATAAAGTGTTCTAGAAACTAGATCGTGCCCAGGTCTTCAGATAATTAAGTATCTCAGTCAACATGAACAGACacctaataaaaataaaatgctattttattttcccaactGAGTATAACTAGTAGCTTTTAAGTTAATATCAGCATCTTCAttgctgaggaaggaaaatggcAACTTCATTAACAAGCTCTGGTATTAGAGCAAACTTTGCACTGCTAAGAATGAAAAGTgaatttacagaagaaaaaacaacctgaatactgaaaaacatttcatacatcaaaataatttaatgtgtGCTCCAAATTTCTTGTGTAGTGTTAATATTGTTCATTGTATTGCTGGTTATTCACAGCTTGATTATCTACCTTTGGCTGTGGACAAACTGTATGAGCACAAGtagaatttatttgtttaattgaTGGCACTGCCAAATGTCAACCAGCTTTCCCTTACCCCTatccatacttttttttttaaaatactagcAGATCTGAACTCAAGACATTAGATAGTAAAGTATTTCCTACATGGTAACATATATAACAGTAGAAATTTAACAGATCAAGAAATGTCTCCTGTAAGTAAGTTTACAAGTACAAACACAGGTTCCAGATAACAGTACTTTACCTGTcaatttaaatggaaagaataTAGTATTAAAACCCCACAACACTTGATTTAAGTATCACTTAAACCAAATCAAACAACATGATTTGAGCAGGAAGTTTAATTAGGTGACCTCTGAGGCCCCCAGAGATAATATTTACAGGTCCCTTTCAACACTAACTATTCTATGGTGCTATTACTTACTACTCATGTGTTTaatattcaaatataaataGAAGCTTTACAAAGCTTTACAAAATGAAAGGCCTCATGTTACTAAGAGATGTAAAACCTATCTATCTTCCAATTAATCCAACTAATCAGTTGCTTTTTCCTATGGTTATGTCCATTGATTTATACATCAAGTAGATTAAGAATTACTGTATTAGAGCAAAGAGCCAGTATTAGAAACAACAGAAGTACTGGAATGTAACAAAAGTGACATACACTTTGCAGGATTACAGTTACTTGAGTCCTTCACatgaagctgaaagaaaaaaaaaacaaaaacaaaaaccaaatttaacaaaaatgttTGAAGGTTCTATACACTGCACAAGCTGTATCATATACTAAATGAATTAATGATTTTGGAACAGCAAGTGATAACTTGTCCCTAATTATTAgacaaataattatttcacCTAATACAGAATTTTCCCACATAACTCAAGTGTTCAGAAAGAACACAGCTAATGACAACATGGATATGTTTTTATCACCAAGTGTGACCCATGTACCCAAAGTAAAGAGGTTCTGAATTAAGTATTGTATTTTCCAGAAGTCAGAGTTTTGTGAGAATAGAAGTTAGTTAATTATCTCCTTAAAAAACAGGTTTCTTGATCTCTCaaaaatagagaggaaaatGTAACAGTGGTTCAGtttgttattaaaaagaataaataagttTCACCATTTCAGccattaaacattttttgcCTACAACTGTGTCAGTACAAGAGGCTACACTCTTAAGTCCAGCAATCCAGCGCAGTCATTTTTTTGCTGCACTTCTAAAAATGCTGAGGGATCTCCTCACCAGGAAGGATTTGTGATGGCAAGCAAAGCCAAACAGACTTCCTCCTCATTCCCTTGAGAAGTACAACAAACAAGATCTGCTGAAGGAGTAGCTTTCCTGGATGATATGAGACACCTGTGATACAGGGGACATCCTTTACCCTATTTACTGAGCTGTATTTGATGTATTCCTTAGCTTTTTACATTTCACTGGATTAATTTCATAAGTATATCCTAACCAAAGATGTGGCAGTTATTGAGAATGCATTTTTCAAGTCAACAAAACAGATGGGCTGGTCTTTGAAGAGTTCCTTTTAGAAAGAACAAAGAACTTCTCATATCTGGCAATTTTCCAAACAACAGGTTGATCTGGGCTGTGCATCACAGAAAATGGGAACAGCAGACTTGCAAAGATATGACAAagattttcaattaaaaaaaaaatagagaagggCTTTGCACATGGATGTTGATATCTTCTCCCCTTCACTATGAGGTCAAGCAGCTTTACTAAGTTCTCCTAGTCTAGGTGAAACCTGCAGGGTTTTGACCTGTACATCTCCAAACTATCAATTCTCAGTAATGTTTCTTTTCAACATCTAGAATGGAATTTTAGAGAAGTGGAAAGGATATTCTTCCCCTTTGGATAACTGCAAATTCTCTGGTTTACTCTATATGCCACAAAATATCACAATTCTAAGAATGTACCAAAAACATAGAAAAGGAATCCCTAAATGCCCTCCCAATCCTTAGATATCTAACAAAGCTTTTCCCACAAcaagataaatacatttatgtgcttaaaaatttaattatttaccTGAAGGGCTTATCCCAGGAGTGACACAAGCATCACAACACCCATAAACTGAATGAAGAGCAACACAGGTGTAAAAAATGACCAGACAGGCCACAAGGCAACATTgaaactgcaaataaaagcagaaagtatTTGGTAAGTTCAGTTCTCATATTACAGAAACACCAGGCATACAAAGGAAACATGTCAaaagaaataagatttaaaTTACTTAACCTGGAAATATActtcttcatttctgaaaacagaacacaTCAAGGGTAAAGggtaaaaatacattttactttCATAAAATCTGTATCTGAAGCCCTGAAAATGACCTACTCTTTGATTTTTCCATGGACATACAAGGCAGCTGAGAGAAGCCTTCATCTGAACTTTCATCCAGATTTCAGTTAACTGaagagacagagaggaaaaccCTTATTTTACAACTGACTTACAAGAATAACAGATTTGACTAATTATAAAACATAGGgaacctttattttctttaatcttcctttttttcaccaTTGCAACAAATACCAACTGATAATCTGGTACAATAGCTAAACAAGAGGGAAGAAATTTTCATatagaaagcaaataaatatacTGGCACAATGTATGTAATTTTCTTCATCCACATTTGCTCAGCTCCAACTTATATAACCTCATAAGTAAAGCAACTCTCACTAAAAGTACCGTTCTCAGATAAAATATAAACCCTTAAAGCTCATATGGCAATAGTCAGAAGTCTAACATTTTGTGTATGTTTGCTACTTAGTTTGTTTGATAACGAAGAACTCTGACAGAAACTGATTGAGCTGAATTTTTTCTCAGATAGAGAGACTGCATCTTTGTCTTAATTTGTAAACTGCACAAGCAGTTGCCATAGGTGAGAAATTTACACTAACAAAGATAACAACTTCAGTTTCCCCCTAAATTTTCAAGACAGAACAGATCCAGTACATCTCCAAGTATGCCATACAGTTTCAACTGTTCCAACTCTTGCTTTGTGGATGAAAGTGCAAGAAATTATGCTATATAGGACTGGTATTGTCACCAATACACATAgcagaattacagaaattataCCTTTTATCAAATGAGACTGTTAACACACAGACTTGCACAGGTTTAGCAGAACTTTGCACAGTGTTTGAACTCACCAAATTGCTGCTGCTATAAAGGTAGCTGTTGTGATAGGAATCAGTGCAGGGTACTGTTCATCATAGTCCTGAATTCCACAGTACCACTCAAGATACAGTATGCAGTAAAAGGCAACAGATAAACACACAGACAATAAACAAGTGCCACAGGAAAGCCACCAGCTGCGGGaagaaaagcacattaaacCATGTTTAGCACATTGCAGTTTGCACAGTAATCTGCAGTCTACAAACAGAACAGGCAATATCTGTTAAATACACAGGTTGTGGCCTAGAGTTCCAGTAGGTTTTaccttaaattaattttacaaaacaCTTTTTGCCCTTCAAAGCTGTCTAATATAAACCACTGAGTTTAATTTTGCAATGAAACATTCCTTTCATATATTGTGCCCTAAAACATGTTGGAAATTCAATCTGATGGATCTTGTCAGGAATCTACTATACTACCACACCAAAAACACTTTGtcactaataaaataaaataggctCCACTACAACTGTGTGCTTTTCACTATAAATTAGTCTGGTGATCTTTGTGcaacagaaatgctgcagaatgCTTTAATACGGTTTCAGTTTGTGAACTCCTAAATTTAACAGACAAGAAGCATggagatttttctttgtaactGCTGAAGAAAACCATGGAGAAATCCAGAATTTTAAACTCAGAATCATAAAAACACAGGGTATGTAATTATTTAAGGAGACACACTTTTGAGCCTCTTTGAGGATACTCTTCAAGATTAGTTCAGATAAGGCAACTTGAGAGAAAGATGCactttaataaatttttatctAAACTTgtattaacaaataaaaattttgaaaaattaattattaccTTAACTTGGTTACTAAATTACAAAGGGTAATCAAGGATTTTTCTATTCAGGTAGCATTTGCTCTGGAATGGTACAACAAACATAATATTCTACTTTGAAATCTTGTTACTACCAACTGAGGATTCTGCACTAAGAGAATTGTTGCCATGGCCTACCTAGACAAGCAGTGCAGAAAGACAGGGTCCCGACCCCAAATTTTGATTACACCTTGGAGTCACTGGTTTTGCTTTCACAGTCAGGTGTATGAAGGGTGTACCTagcctgggagagcagctcctgagaacctcagagcacagagcaaggCCCTACGCAGCTTCCATGTACTGATATAACAATCACAATAGCaatgctgttttaaaagcacttcCAGCTGAAGCTATCTAAAAACATTTACTACACATCAATCTCATCGAAAGTaatttaatagaaaagaaatagattAGAAATAAAGATTACTtcattgaaattatttcactaaTCTTTTGCTGACCGACTCAAAATCATCTATAGATCTTCCAGAGAAATTAACTTCTGTTTGACCTTTAAGGAAAAATTTCAGGGGAttcattgtaaaaataaaaccaaaatctaAATACTTCCAACAAAACAGGCAGCTATTTCTCGGACTTAAATGAAAACTTGAAGGTACAGTATTAAAACGTCTGGTATTAGAGCAAACTTTGCACATACAAAGATGGCTCAGTAAAgtttatagagaaaaaaaaaattgtagcaaATTTTAAGCATtctatttactttaaaattagtTCAATAATATCACCTTAGGTGGTCATCTgatccaacctccctgctcaagcaagCTTAGCTACTGCCAGTTGCCCAGAATCatgtccagatggcttttgagtatctccaaggatggagactccacaacctaCATAAGGCAACCTGTTCTGAGCTCAGtcatcctcacagtaaaaaagtgtttcctgataTTCAGAAGGAACCTCCAccatttcagtttgtgcccactgcctctggtcctgtcctggacaccactgaaaagagcttAGCTCTGTCTTCTTGCACCCTCCCTTCAGGTATTTACATGCATTGACAAGATGcctctgagccttctcttctccaagctgaacaatcCCAGGTTTCTCTATTCCTACTGCAGATCTTGTTCATCcatgatttaaaatacagtgaCCAGATGTAACAAACTGAGTATGACTAAAACACACCTTTTTGTAAGAAAAGATACCTTACCTATCTGCTTGCATagtttctttaatattttttaaaaaatcaaagtagTATGTCACAGCTATTGATGCCAAAATCCAGAATGCAGAATGAATATTCAGTCTGTTAAGAGGCCTCATCGTCTTCTCTACAGCTGTAGACTCTTCTGTAAAGGAGAACATAATTATAGCACTAAAGCCAGTCATTAAATGGAGGATGATTATAGTTATGTAAAGCATGAtgctttatctttttaattcatttatcTTGGGAGGTTATTCTACACATCACAATACACTTTGTACTACAAATATTCTAAAAAGCTTTGAACAtttactgaaatgaaacagaCTAAGCAAGGTACCCTTTGATAAAAGAATAAAGCAGTAACAATCAGCACAATATCTGTGTCTTTTTAGGAAACAGCTGACTACCTTTATAAGCGTTAACTAATTTAAACCCTCTGGTgttattaaagcatttttattaatcTAGCATATAGCATTTCAGGTTATTATTGCCAATTACTATTTGTACCCTTCTTTATGAATTTTAGTACTTGCAAAAAAATGCAggcataaataattttctttttctcagctgcagATAATCCACAAATTTTCAACTGCAGTTTCAGGAACTAATTTGGCTTACACTGCACACTTTCAGCAGGTAAACTACAACTATCACTGTGCAGGaaaccttctctttttcccctcattgCCATGTACTGTTTTAGAGAGAGTGAGACATCACAGCGAGCAGATgagaaagccttttttttttgtccatgaCAGTAACCATGTAACACAGAATTTATACACACTGTCCAAAAAGATGTCAGAGGTGGTTTTGATGTCTCACACTCGAGTTTTATCACTAGGAGTTCCtggcagctttatttttcatttcctagATTCCTGCTCATCCTACTGGAGCTTGGGCCTGGAGCATTCGAGCAGTTCGCGGCTCCAAGCCCCTGGCGTCTCCCACACCCAGCTCGCAGGCAGGAGCGGACACCTGAGGGCAGAGGGGGCCGCGCTCCGCGCCGCTCTGCCCGAAGTGGCCCCGCTGCCGTCCCAGCGNNNNNNNNNNNNNNNNNNNNNNNNNNNNNNNNNNNNNNNNNNNNNNNNNNNNNNNNNNNNNNNNNNNNNNNNNNNNNNNNNNNNNNNNNNNNNNNNNNNNNNNNNNNNNNNNNNNNNNNNNNNNNNNNNNNNNNNNNNNNNNNNNNNNNNNNNNNNNNNNNNNNNNNNNNNNNNNNNNNNNNNNNNNNNNNNNNNNNNNNNNNNNNNNNNNNNNNNNNNNNNNNNNNNNNNNNNNNNNNNNNNNNNNNNNGGCCGGCCCCAGCGAGCGGCCGGGCCGAGGGCCCGCCGGCACGGGATGCAGAAACAGCTGCGGCAATTGCACTGATCCCCCTGGAGAGGGGGAGCAGTGCCGTGTACAGCGAGTGTCGCAGGGAAGGCTGTGGCGCCGAAAttattccagaggaaaaaaaaaaataaaaaaaaatatatatataaactctGTGCGTAGAAATGTTTTACTTATCTGCCAACCAGATGTTCTCAAGGGCAGATGTTAGGGAAATCTCAATTTTTGTAACACAGACGAGTGGTGTAGGTTTAAAAGGATTGGAGCATGGTGCCAATAACAGCAAGTTGGTAGGTTCGATCCCCGCAGGGCCGTTCACTCAGGGGTTGGATTCCATGGTCCTTctgggtccctcccaactcggaatattctgtgattctgcgGAATGCAAAGCTCTGGGAGGTTTCCAGAGCCACGGGAATCCTGTAGCACTCGAGACTGCAGCTCGCAGCTGGAAATGATAAACACATTTGCAAGACAAACTAGGTAACAGTTAAATAAACTACTAAAATGGCAAATTGGATTGTTGCAGTTCTGTAGTTGATTTCTGCATAACTAGATACAGTCACATCAGCAtgtttctgcaaacaaaacctTGCAACCAATTATATTACCGGGGCTTTCTTGTTTATTCACATGGACAAACTCAAAACTAGTCAATTTTGCTGGCAGGTTAACCTTCGGTCTGGTCCTTATAAGAATACTATGAATATTAAGAGTACTGTGAATATGTGTACTATATCTTCTGGGGTGTGTTCAGTGATTAAGCCATTAATATggctttaaaaattgaaaattgttACTAACAGTAATGATTCATTAGGTTAATTGGATGATCCATGTGATTGTTACAAAGCCTGTGCTTTCTCAGAGAAAATTGTGTGGTGTAACATTCCGACTAAAGCAAAAATCCTGCTGACTTCAATGTGGAATTACCTATCCAATACGGCAGCTGTTATGTATAGCCTTTCTTTACAGTGGGATTAAACGTAGAAATATTCAATAAAAACTCAGATTATTATAAGGGAGACTAATTTCAGTATGTGTGTTTTACTTACCAAAATCAAATTTACAGTCCTTCTACCTGTATATAGATCAAAGTTCAAAATTCCAAGTGTTCAATAACCTGATTGTACTTTTCCTCTcagaaggcaaaatattttgcattaaagCAATGATTAGGAGGAATGAGTGAAATTTTCACTTACCACGTGCATTCTTTGCATATTGTGCAGCATTTATCAACAGAAATGCCTTGCAGATAATTCCTCTGTAGTTTCACGttgagaaaacaggaaaatcaaaaAGAATGGAATGTAGGTTGTGgttaaataattatatattttatcagtaaaaccaaaaaaaattgaggCTATCCTAAGGGGTGCCTAAACTAACTGGTAGAAAGTATTAAGGGCTAAAGCTAAACTTTTTGTGACTTGCACTGTTTTTAAGCAGTTCTAAACCTACTGGATAACTGATATTTCCTAAATatactattttttgttttattaatgaGTGAGATCCTAGGGACAAAGGAAAACAGGGTTCTGGTCATTCTTTATTACTGCTCATTGAATCTGAGTAAATTCAGCC
It contains:
- the TMEM128 gene encoding transmembrane protein 128 — translated: MLYITIIILHLMTGFSAIIMFSFTEESTAVEKTMRPLNRLNIHSAFWILASIAVTYYFDFLKNIKETMQADSWWLSCGTCLLSVCLSVAFYCILYLEWYCGIQDYDEQYPALIPITTATFIAAAICFNVALWPVWSFFTPVLLFIQFMGVVMLVSLLG